One window of Trinickia caryophylli genomic DNA carries:
- a CDS encoding cupin domain-containing protein — MPKRPSDHPLPPAAPADFPVSPPPPDVPTPLLGNITPAEFMRRYWQKKPLLVRQAVPGIGAPVPRDALFDIAASDDVEARLITHFKGAWRLAHGPFERADLPSLKRREWTLLVQGVDLHDDRARALLERFRFVPDARLDDLMISYATDGGGVGPHFDSYDVFLLQVQGSRRWRISAQRDLTLKDGLPLKVLQHFEPAHEWVLEPGDMLYLPPHIAHDGVAIGECMTCSIGFRSPSVNELIGQFLYYLAERGAVTQRARDDERYRDPRQGAVTHPAELPAALVEQVGAILARIRWDERDIASFLGSYLSEPKANVVFDAPARAASEAAFAKQAARDGVRLDRKTALLYSERSYFINGEEQRLPQRKKWLVELADTRQIEGKRFVTLCRDSSMTALLHEWYLAGWLRIGALA, encoded by the coding sequence ATGCCCAAGCGGCCCTCCGACCACCCGCTCCCCCCCGCCGCTCCCGCCGATTTCCCCGTATCGCCCCCGCCACCGGACGTACCCACACCGCTGCTCGGCAACATCACGCCAGCCGAATTCATGCGACGGTACTGGCAGAAGAAGCCCCTGCTCGTCCGCCAGGCGGTTCCGGGCATCGGCGCGCCCGTACCGCGCGACGCGCTTTTCGACATCGCCGCGAGCGACGACGTGGAGGCGCGGCTCATTACGCATTTCAAAGGCGCCTGGCGGCTTGCTCACGGCCCGTTCGAGCGTGCAGACCTGCCGAGCCTCAAACGCCGCGAATGGACGCTGCTGGTACAAGGCGTGGACCTCCACGACGATCGCGCCCGCGCATTGCTCGAGCGTTTTCGCTTCGTCCCGGATGCCCGACTCGACGATCTGATGATCTCTTACGCCACCGACGGCGGCGGCGTAGGGCCGCATTTCGATTCGTACGACGTATTCCTGCTGCAAGTGCAAGGCTCAAGACGCTGGCGGATCTCGGCTCAGCGCGATCTGACGTTGAAAGACGGCCTTCCTTTGAAAGTTTTACAGCATTTCGAACCGGCGCACGAGTGGGTTCTCGAGCCGGGCGACATGCTTTACCTGCCACCGCATATCGCGCATGACGGCGTGGCCATCGGCGAATGCATGACTTGTTCGATCGGCTTTCGTTCGCCCTCGGTCAACGAGCTGATCGGCCAGTTCCTCTATTATTTGGCCGAGCGCGGCGCGGTGACGCAGCGCGCGCGCGACGACGAGCGTTATCGCGATCCGCGCCAGGGCGCCGTTACTCATCCGGCGGAGCTGCCGGCCGCGCTCGTGGAGCAAGTCGGCGCGATCCTTGCTCGCATCCGCTGGGACGAACGCGACATTGCATCGTTTCTCGGCAGCTATCTGAGTGAGCCGAAAGCGAACGTCGTGTTCGACGCGCCCGCCCGGGCAGCCAGCGAGGCGGCATTCGCCAAGCAGGCCGCACGCGACGGCGTGAGGCTCGACAGGAAAACTGCTCTGCTCTACAGCGAACGCAGTTATTTCATCAACGGTGAAGAGCAACGTTTGCCGCAGCGCAAAAAATGGCTCGTCGAATTGGCGGATACTCGACAGATCGAGGGGAAACGGTTTGTAACACTCTGCCGAGATTCGTCGATGACAGCGCTGCTGCACGAGTGGTATCTTGCCGGCTGGCTACGGATAGGCGCGTTGGCGTGA
- the mutS gene encoding DNA mismatch repair protein MutS: MGTPTEAPGDIAIAAHTPMMQQYLRIKAEHPGTLVFYRMGDFYELFFDDAEKAARLLDLTLTQRGASAGNPIKMAGVPHHAVEQYLAKLVKLGESVAICEQIGDPATSKGPVERKVLRVVTPGTLTDAALLSDKSDVFLLALCPAHNKRGGVASVGLAWLNLASGALRLAEVPPGQLDAALERIRPAEILVSDMLSSETLPSAPSGTLTRVPGWHFDVTSGKQRLCDQLNVASLDGFSAETLTSACGAAGALLLYASATQGQQLRHVRSLKVEYESEYIGLDPATRRNLELTETLRGAESPTLCSLLDTCCTTMGSRLLRHWLHHPPRDASRAQARQQAIGALIEAPAHVGLDALRTTLRRISDVERITGRLALLSARPRDLSSLRDTFIALPSLRTHVEQMANGSPALERIAADLEPPAACVDLLRRAIAEEPAAMVRDGGVIARGYDAELDELRDISENCGQFLIDLEARERARTGIGNLRVEYNKVHGFYIEVTRGQVDKVPDDYRRRQTLKNAERYITPELKAFEDKALSAQERALSRERSLYDTVLQALLPFIADCQRVASALAELDLLGAFAERARALDWVAPTFSPEIGIDIEQGRHPVVEAQVEQFTANDCRLDTGRKLLLITGPNMGGKSTFMRQTALIALLAYVGSYVPARRACFGPIDRIFTRIGAADDLAGGRSTFMVEMTEAAAILNDATPQSLVLMDEIGRGTSTFDGLALAWAIARHLLGHNACQTLFATHYFELTQLPAEFPEAANVHLSAVEHGHSIVFLHSVDEGPASQSYGLQVAQLAGVPSPVIRAARKHLAWLEQQSAGHGTPQLDLFASPAMAEDAPDDDPPEPVPHAAVERLRAIDPNDLRPRDALELLYELHELANADKSERH; the protein is encoded by the coding sequence ATGGGCACTCCAACCGAAGCTCCCGGCGATATCGCCATTGCCGCTCACACGCCGATGATGCAGCAGTACCTGCGCATCAAGGCTGAACACCCCGGCACGCTCGTCTTCTATCGGATGGGCGACTTCTACGAACTCTTTTTCGACGATGCGGAAAAAGCCGCGCGCCTGCTCGACCTCACGCTCACGCAGCGCGGCGCATCGGCCGGCAACCCGATCAAGATGGCCGGGGTGCCGCACCACGCAGTCGAGCAGTACCTCGCGAAGCTCGTCAAGCTCGGCGAATCGGTCGCCATCTGCGAGCAGATCGGCGACCCGGCCACCTCCAAGGGGCCCGTGGAACGCAAGGTCCTGCGCGTCGTCACGCCCGGCACCCTGACCGACGCAGCGCTCCTTTCAGATAAGAGCGACGTATTCCTGCTCGCGCTTTGCCCGGCCCACAACAAACGCGGCGGAGTCGCGTCGGTGGGCCTCGCATGGCTCAATCTGGCCAGCGGCGCGTTGCGTCTTGCCGAAGTACCGCCCGGGCAACTCGACGCGGCGCTCGAACGCATCCGTCCCGCGGAAATCCTCGTGTCGGACATGCTGTCCTCCGAGACGCTGCCGTCCGCGCCCAGCGGCACCCTCACGCGCGTACCCGGCTGGCACTTCGACGTCACGTCGGGCAAGCAGCGGCTTTGCGACCAGCTCAACGTCGCGAGCCTCGACGGCTTCAGCGCCGAAACGCTCACGAGCGCCTGCGGCGCGGCCGGTGCGCTACTGCTTTACGCCTCCGCCACGCAGGGCCAGCAACTGCGGCACGTGCGCAGCCTCAAGGTCGAATACGAGTCGGAATACATCGGCCTCGACCCGGCCACGCGCCGCAATCTCGAGCTGACGGAAACCTTGCGCGGCGCAGAATCGCCGACGCTGTGTTCGCTGCTCGATACCTGCTGCACGACGATGGGCAGCCGGCTGTTGCGCCACTGGCTCCATCACCCGCCGCGCGACGCCTCACGAGCCCAAGCGCGGCAGCAGGCGATCGGGGCGCTCATCGAAGCCCCCGCCCATGTGGGGCTTGATGCGCTGAGAACCACCTTGCGGCGCATCTCCGACGTCGAACGCATCACGGGCCGCCTGGCGCTTCTTTCGGCCCGGCCACGCGATCTCTCGAGCCTGCGCGACACATTCATCGCCCTGCCCAGCCTGCGTACCCACGTCGAACAAATGGCAAACGGCAGCCCGGCACTCGAGCGCATCGCCGCCGATCTCGAGCCGCCGGCCGCATGCGTCGATCTGCTCCGGCGCGCAATCGCTGAAGAACCCGCGGCCATGGTGCGCGACGGCGGCGTGATCGCTCGCGGTTATGACGCGGAGCTCGACGAGTTGCGCGACATCTCCGAAAACTGCGGCCAGTTCCTCATCGACCTCGAGGCTCGCGAACGCGCGCGCACCGGCATCGGCAATCTGCGCGTGGAATACAACAAGGTCCACGGCTTTTACATCGAAGTCACGCGCGGCCAAGTCGACAAGGTGCCAGACGACTACCGCCGCCGGCAAACGCTCAAGAACGCCGAGCGCTACATCACGCCGGAGCTCAAGGCCTTCGAGGACAAGGCCCTGTCGGCACAGGAGCGCGCATTGTCGCGCGAGCGCTCGCTGTACGATACGGTGCTTCAAGCGCTGCTGCCCTTCATCGCCGATTGCCAGCGCGTTGCCTCGGCACTGGCCGAGCTCGACTTGCTCGGCGCCTTCGCCGAACGCGCGCGCGCACTCGACTGGGTCGCCCCCACCTTCTCACCGGAAATCGGCATCGATATCGAGCAAGGCAGGCATCCCGTTGTCGAAGCCCAAGTCGAACAATTCACGGCGAACGACTGCCGGCTCGACACGGGCCGCAAGCTGCTGCTCATCACCGGCCCGAACATGGGCGGTAAGTCGACGTTCATGCGCCAGACCGCTCTCATCGCGCTGCTCGCCTACGTGGGCAGCTACGTGCCGGCGCGGCGAGCTTGCTTCGGGCCGATCGACCGCATCTTCACACGCATCGGCGCAGCCGACGACCTGGCCGGCGGCCGCTCCACCTTCATGGTGGAAATGACCGAAGCGGCGGCGATTCTCAACGACGCGACGCCGCAAAGTCTCGTACTGATGGACGAAATCGGCCGCGGTACCTCAACATTCGACGGTCTCGCACTCGCGTGGGCCATCGCGAGGCACCTGCTCGGCCACAACGCCTGTCAGACGCTCTTCGCGACACACTACTTCGAGCTCACGCAGTTGCCTGCGGAGTTCCCCGAAGCTGCCAACGTGCATCTGTCCGCAGTCGAGCACGGGCACAGCATCGTCTTTCTGCACTCGGTCGACGAAGGCCCGGCCAGCCAGAGTTATGGGCTGCAGGTGGCGCAGCTCGCCGGCGTTCCGTCGCCTGTCATCCGCGCCGCGCGCAAGCACCTGGCATGGCTCGAACAGCAATCGGCCGGCCACGGAACACCGCAGTTGGACTTGTTCGCCTCGCCCGCCATGGCAGAAGATGCGCCCGACGACGATCCGCCAGAGCCGGTTCCACACGCCGCCGTGGAACGGCTGCGCGCCATCGATCCGAACGATCTGCGGCCACGCGACGCACTCGAGCTCCTCTATGAGTTGCACGAACTGGCGAATGCGGACAAGAGCGAGCGCCACTGA
- a CDS encoding type VI secretion system Vgr family protein, with protein sequence MLRLKVADYATSLSVVKSKLTAAFNEPYRLSLVVTSADREIDSAQWVGRRATFTLEEEASVPSVPGLYDPAVIPELIVHGVITRWKRIKVTRDEATYKLRIEPRVALYDRVIDSGVFRDKSVKDLISELFIDRQNIESFDVEFALEDAREKFEQTVIYEESLLHFAGRHCRRAGIFWYFKQATEEDRPKRETIVFGDNPRAYVRSVKVPYEPHSGLSRDWSKAVLSIEAVRDLVPASIQLWDHNYRTPDNSLEVQADVAKEDRSVYGSVNRSIEHHRDADVGQMLVTARRDEQVARQTTFKGTSNIPGLMPGMVVQLTNYELPEAPYGLVVTKVETKAGRVQPAFNRFEATPAHLTWRPEYIPAKHWRWVTGTIPAVVEPYGKSPYAPVDEHGRYPVRPLFLRNGSTRGTDLLALRLMKPSASYQGGFHSPLLPGTEVQLQCEHGDVDRIYIAGALNDFKRPDPVHGLSGWDSRAVWRSPLLGADIRLEDRKGQEGGKFATVYMKSSVSLGYLVDSQKHKRGEGFEVATQGWGTLRASKGLFFSADPFSNPDAPHLEMQAALTQLRAALAEAESMRTVARRATAELADVKAQQAQLEDHFRDLQKAVLLLSAPDGIGAVTPKSIQLSGGEHLTVTAGANADLSVGRNFTVASGEAVSLFANQNGIKALAANGAVDVQAQHGAMNLISHEGMSVASANGRVTITAKDEILLVCGGSYLRITPSGIEDGTRGDRTIYSASYQKLGPQGISAAIPALPSTAGAFDQAFVVRWSGTQIPASNTKYQLLSEGKLIAEGVTTDKGETSLAQSHVPQDAVLKLLDD encoded by the coding sequence TTGCTGCGCCTGAAGGTCGCCGACTATGCCACGTCGCTCTCGGTCGTGAAGAGCAAGCTTACCGCGGCATTCAACGAACCCTATCGTTTAAGCCTTGTCGTGACGTCCGCCGACAGGGAGATCGACAGTGCGCAGTGGGTGGGGCGTCGGGCCACCTTCACGCTCGAAGAGGAGGCCTCCGTTCCCTCGGTGCCGGGGCTCTACGATCCCGCCGTCATCCCCGAGTTGATCGTCCACGGCGTCATCACACGGTGGAAGCGCATCAAGGTCACGCGCGACGAAGCAACCTACAAGCTGCGTATTGAACCACGTGTCGCGCTGTACGACCGGGTAATCGACTCCGGCGTGTTTCGGGACAAGTCGGTGAAGGACCTGATCAGCGAGCTGTTTATCGACCGCCAGAACATCGAGTCGTTCGATGTCGAATTTGCGCTCGAGGATGCGCGCGAGAAATTCGAGCAGACCGTCATCTACGAGGAATCGTTGCTCCATTTTGCCGGTCGTCATTGCCGACGGGCCGGCATTTTTTGGTATTTCAAGCAAGCCACCGAGGAGGACAGGCCGAAGCGGGAGACTATCGTCTTCGGCGACAATCCGCGCGCTTACGTTCGTTCGGTGAAGGTGCCTTACGAACCCCATTCGGGCCTGAGCCGTGATTGGAGCAAGGCGGTTCTGAGCATCGAAGCCGTGCGCGATCTCGTGCCGGCGTCGATTCAACTCTGGGACCACAATTATCGCACGCCCGACAATTCGCTTGAAGTGCAGGCTGATGTGGCGAAGGAGGATCGTTCGGTCTACGGCAGCGTCAATCGCAGCATTGAGCACCATCGGGATGCGGATGTCGGTCAGATGCTTGTCACGGCGCGTCGGGACGAGCAGGTCGCCCGGCAGACGACCTTCAAAGGCACGAGCAACATCCCCGGTCTGATGCCGGGGATGGTTGTGCAGCTCACCAATTACGAGTTACCCGAGGCACCCTACGGCCTGGTGGTCACGAAAGTCGAGACGAAGGCGGGTCGTGTCCAGCCGGCATTCAACCGATTCGAGGCCACGCCTGCGCACCTGACGTGGCGGCCGGAGTACATTCCGGCCAAGCATTGGCGCTGGGTGACGGGGACGATTCCGGCCGTGGTTGAGCCGTATGGCAAGAGCCCGTATGCGCCCGTGGACGAGCACGGCCGGTATCCGGTGAGGCCATTGTTCCTGCGCAACGGCAGTACACGCGGCACCGACTTGCTGGCGTTACGGCTGATGAAGCCTTCGGCCTCGTACCAAGGCGGGTTTCATTCGCCGCTGTTGCCGGGCACGGAAGTGCAACTGCAATGCGAGCATGGCGACGTCGATCGCATCTACATCGCGGGTGCATTGAATGATTTCAAGCGGCCCGACCCGGTCCATGGGTTGTCGGGCTGGGACAGCCGGGCCGTCTGGCGCTCGCCGTTGCTGGGTGCCGATATTCGGCTCGAGGACCGCAAGGGACAGGAAGGCGGCAAGTTCGCGACGGTGTACATGAAGTCGTCGGTCAGCCTGGGGTATCTGGTCGACAGCCAGAAGCACAAGCGCGGCGAGGGTTTCGAAGTCGCGACTCAGGGCTGGGGCACGCTGCGTGCGTCGAAGGGGCTGTTCTTTTCGGCCGATCCGTTCTCAAATCCCGACGCCCCTCATCTGGAGATGCAGGCTGCGCTGACGCAGCTTCGGGCCGCTCTGGCCGAAGCCGAATCGATGCGAACGGTTGCCCGGCGCGCCACGGCGGAACTGGCCGATGTCAAAGCCCAGCAAGCCCAACTGGAGGACCATTTCAGGGATCTGCAGAAGGCGGTCCTGCTGCTGTCGGCGCCTGACGGTATTGGTGCTGTCACGCCTAAGAGCATTCAGCTCTCGGGGGGCGAGCATCTGACCGTAACGGCGGGAGCGAATGCCGATCTGAGCGTCGGCCGTAATTTCACGGTGGCATCGGGCGAAGCCGTTTCGCTGTTTGCCAACCAGAACGGAATCAAGGCGCTGGCCGCAAACGGCGCAGTGGATGTTCAGGCGCAGCACGGCGCGATGAACCTGATATCGCACGAAGGGATGAGCGTGGCGAGTGCGAACGGCCGCGTCACGATTACTGCCAAGGACGAGATCCTGCTTGTATGCGGCGGTTCATATCTCCGCATCACGCCGAGTGGTATCGAAGACGGCACGCGTGGCGACCGGACCATCTATTCCGCTTCTTACCAAAAACTCGGGCCACAGGGTATATCGGCGGCGATTCCCGCGTTGCCGTCGACGGCCGGTGCATTTGATCAGGCGTTCGTGGTGCGCTGGAGCGGTACGCAGATTCCGGCGAGCAACACGAAGTACCAGTTGCTTTCCGAAGGGAAGCTAATCGCTGAAGGCGTTACTACCGACAAGGGCGAGACTTCGCTGGCGCAAAGTCATGTCCCGCAGGACGCGGTGCTCAAGCTTCTGGATGATTGA
- a CDS encoding FKBP-type peptidyl-prolyl cis-trans isomerase, with protein MKIVKNTVVSVAYKLSDAQGNLIEESEEPMVYLHGGYDGTFPKIEEELDGHEPGYQTQIQLEPQDAFGEYDPELVKIEPRSRFPEPLEVGMQFEGTPEDGDDEIDALIYTVTDLAEDKVVLDGNHPLAGMALRFALTVKEVREATADEIEHAHVHGAEGIDVLDEDDEDDTDDKDGPSTPTLH; from the coding sequence ATGAAAATTGTGAAAAACACCGTCGTCTCGGTTGCCTACAAGCTGTCCGACGCCCAAGGCAATCTCATCGAGGAGAGCGAGGAGCCGATGGTATATCTGCACGGCGGCTATGATGGCACGTTCCCCAAGATCGAGGAAGAGCTCGACGGGCACGAGCCCGGCTACCAGACGCAGATTCAGCTGGAACCGCAGGACGCGTTCGGCGAGTACGATCCCGAGCTCGTGAAGATCGAGCCGCGCAGCCGTTTCCCGGAGCCGCTCGAGGTCGGCATGCAGTTCGAGGGCACGCCCGAGGATGGCGACGACGAAATCGACGCCCTCATCTATACGGTGACCGACTTGGCCGAAGACAAAGTGGTGTTGGACGGCAATCACCCGCTGGCAGGCATGGCGCTGCGTTTCGCTCTGACTGTCAAGGAAGTGCGGGAAGCCACCGCGGATGAAATCGAGCATGCGCACGTGCATGGCGCGGAAGGCATCGACGTGCTCGACGAGGACGACGAAGACGACACCGACGACAAGGACGGCCCTTCAACTCCCACCTTGCACTGA
- the dapA gene encoding 4-hydroxy-tetrahydrodipicolinate synthase — protein MANGTSSSARNGVRIRGSIPAIVTPMLEDGGLDLAAFRKLIDWHIEEGTDALVVVGTSGESATLSVQEHVLMIETAVEHAAGRIPIIAGAGGNSTAEAVELTQRAKSVGADATLQVVPYYNKPTQEGIYRHFAKIAEAVDLPVILYNVPGRTVADMSNETILRLAEVPGIVGVKDATGNIDRAAQLIKAAPADFSIFSGDDPTAIALMLLGGHGNISVTANVAPRAMSELCKAALAGDAKTAREIHMRLLSLHKTLFIESNPIPVKWALQEMGRIAGGIRLPLTPLDARYHEAVRAAMREAGVLR, from the coding sequence ATGGCTAACGGCACATCCAGCAGCGCGCGCAACGGCGTGCGCATTCGCGGCAGCATTCCCGCAATCGTCACGCCGATGCTCGAAGACGGCGGTCTCGATCTGGCTGCGTTTCGCAAGCTGATCGACTGGCACATCGAAGAGGGCACCGATGCGCTCGTCGTCGTGGGTACCAGCGGCGAATCGGCCACGCTGTCGGTGCAGGAGCACGTTCTGATGATCGAGACGGCTGTCGAGCACGCGGCCGGACGGATTCCAATCATCGCGGGCGCGGGCGGCAACTCCACGGCCGAAGCGGTCGAACTCACGCAGCGCGCGAAATCCGTCGGTGCCGACGCCACGCTGCAGGTCGTCCCTTACTACAACAAGCCGACGCAAGAGGGCATCTACCGCCATTTCGCGAAGATCGCCGAGGCAGTCGACTTGCCCGTCATCCTGTACAACGTGCCCGGCCGGACGGTGGCCGACATGTCGAACGAAACGATCCTGCGCCTCGCCGAGGTGCCCGGTATCGTCGGCGTGAAGGACGCAACGGGCAACATCGATCGCGCCGCCCAGCTGATCAAGGCTGCGCCGGCCGATTTCAGCATCTTCAGCGGCGACGATCCGACCGCGATCGCGCTGATGCTGCTCGGCGGCCACGGCAACATCTCGGTTACGGCCAACGTCGCGCCGCGCGCGATGAGCGAGCTTTGCAAGGCCGCGCTGGCTGGCGATGCGAAAACGGCGCGTGAGATTCACATGCGTCTGCTGTCGCTGCACAAGACGCTTTTCATCGAATCGAACCCGATTCCGGTGAAATGGGCACTGCAGGAAATGGGGCGCATCGCGGGCGGCATCCGTTTGCCGCTGACGCCGCTCGATGCGCGCTATCACGAAGCCGTGCGCGCGGCGATGCGCGAAGCCGGCGTACTGCGCTGA
- the bamC gene encoding outer membrane protein assembly factor BamC: MKRSASSLHAVRAAALVLALSSLAGCDTLNDWFSSDKVDYKSTRSAPALNVPGDLSAVAGKPQYTAPPANLALGGAPDRNKTSAGNLSEGVPSAQDPLGMHIERDGDRRWLVVDGRSPDQLWPQLQEFWQENGFSLKTNAPATGIMATDWAENRASIPDDWFRRTIGRVIDFAYSSGTRDRFVTLVERGPNGATDISITHSALEEVLTGQDKDSSRWVERPRNPVLEAVFLSKLMQKFGLTEAQSKDLISSARPGTPPAKIDMAGGETTLDLQESFDRAWLRVGLALDRTNFAVDNRDRTKGIYYVRYADSMQELKGEGLLGKLFTRKSSERKAGQEFLVNVRASGENRTQVAILDAQGQIDKSAEAKQILSLLHAQLR; the protein is encoded by the coding sequence ATGAAACGTTCCGCATCCTCCCTCCACGCCGTTCGCGCGGCCGCGCTCGTGCTTGCGCTGAGTTCGCTTGCCGGCTGCGATACGCTCAACGACTGGTTCTCGTCGGACAAGGTCGACTACAAATCCACGCGCTCCGCGCCGGCGCTCAATGTGCCGGGCGACCTGTCCGCGGTGGCGGGCAAGCCGCAATACACGGCACCGCCGGCCAATCTGGCACTGGGTGGCGCACCTGACCGCAACAAGACATCCGCGGGCAATTTGTCGGAGGGCGTGCCCTCGGCGCAGGATCCGCTCGGCATGCATATCGAGCGTGACGGCGATCGGCGCTGGCTCGTCGTGGACGGACGCTCGCCCGATCAGCTGTGGCCGCAGTTGCAGGAATTCTGGCAGGAAAACGGCTTTTCGCTGAAGACGAACGCGCCGGCCACCGGCATCATGGCGACTGACTGGGCGGAAAACCGCGCGAGCATCCCCGATGACTGGTTCCGACGCACGATCGGGCGCGTCATCGATTTCGCCTACTCCTCGGGCACGCGCGACCGCTTCGTGACGCTTGTCGAGCGCGGGCCGAACGGCGCAACCGACATCTCGATCACGCATAGCGCGCTCGAGGAAGTGCTGACGGGGCAGGACAAGGACTCGTCACGCTGGGTCGAGCGCCCGCGCAATCCCGTGCTCGAGGCAGTGTTCCTCTCGAAGCTGATGCAGAAGTTCGGGCTCACGGAGGCGCAGTCCAAGGATCTGATCTCGAGCGCGCGGCCCGGTACCCCGCCCGCGAAGATCGACATGGCCGGCGGGGAGACGACACTCGATCTGCAAGAGTCCTTCGATCGCGCGTGGCTGCGCGTCGGGCTCGCGCTCGATCGGACGAACTTCGCGGTCGACAACCGCGACCGGACGAAAGGCATCTATTACGTTCGGTACGCCGATTCGATGCAGGAACTCAAGGGAGAGGGTCTTCTCGGCAAGCTCTTCACGCGCAAATCCAGTGAACGGAAGGCCGGGCAGGAGTTCCTCGTCAACGTCCGCGCCAGCGGCGAAAACCGGACGCAGGTTGCCATCCTCGACGCGCAGGGGCAGATCGACAAGTCGGCCGAAGCGAAGCAGATTCTCTCGCTGCTGCACGCGCAGTTGCGTTGA
- a CDS encoding methyltransferase domain-containing protein: MPPGAVVRADDAPSGWVVRWAHLIAEGGEVLDIAAGHGRHARWLAGRGHRVVALERDGAALATLAGIAAVTPVQADLEDGSPWPLAGSRRFAAVVVTRYLHRPLLPRLAALLAPGGVLLYETFAHGNETVGRPSNPAFLLAPGELLDAVRPALRVVAFEDGFEAAPRPAFVQRICALRERPGDQAPPRYALDGGEGR; this comes from the coding sequence ATGCCGCCCGGTGCGGTTGTTCGAGCAGACGATGCGCCGTCGGGCTGGGTCGTGCGCTGGGCGCATTTGATCGCCGAGGGCGGCGAGGTGCTCGATATCGCGGCCGGACATGGCCGTCACGCGCGATGGCTGGCGGGGCGCGGCCATCGCGTCGTTGCCCTCGAGCGCGACGGTGCGGCGCTGGCGACGCTCGCGGGCATCGCCGCCGTCACCCCGGTGCAGGCCGATCTCGAAGACGGCAGCCCGTGGCCGCTTGCGGGTAGCCGGCGGTTTGCCGCAGTCGTCGTCACGCGCTACCTCCATCGGCCGCTTTTGCCGCGGCTCGCCGCATTGCTCGCGCCGGGCGGCGTACTCCTGTATGAAACGTTCGCGCACGGTAACGAGACGGTTGGCCGGCCGTCGAATCCCGCGTTCCTGCTGGCGCCGGGCGAATTGCTCGATGCCGTGCGGCCCGCGCTGCGAGTGGTCGCCTTCGAGGATGGCTTCGAAGCCGCGCCGCGCCCGGCATTCGTTCAGCGGATTTGCGCGCTCAGGGAGCGACCGGGTGACCAGGCGCCGCCACGCTATGCGCTTGACGGCGGTGAGGGGCGGTGA
- a CDS encoding MBL fold metallo-hydrolase — protein MRFASLGSGSEGNALIVEARSGSTTTRVLLDCGFSAKELERRLARLDCTIDMLDAVLVTHEHSDHIGSALTVARKWSIPLYTSWGTARAVGADCAPDVELHVLWGDETASIGDLQLSPYTVPHDAREPLQFVFSDGAHRLGVLTDVGTSTPHITSMLDGCDALVLECNHDPAMLAASRYPQSLKARIGGNHGHLSNEAAAGILASLDRSRLQHIVAAHLSQQNNQAGLAQAALADVLNAQHHDVVVASQADGFAWLALGGQ, from the coding sequence ATGCGCTTTGCCAGTCTCGGCAGCGGCAGTGAAGGCAATGCCCTGATCGTCGAGGCACGCAGCGGCAGCACGACCACCCGCGTGCTGCTCGATTGCGGGTTCTCCGCGAAGGAGCTCGAGCGACGCCTCGCCCGGCTCGATTGCACGATCGATATGCTCGATGCCGTTCTCGTCACGCACGAGCATAGCGACCATATCGGCAGCGCGCTGACGGTCGCGCGCAAATGGTCGATTCCGCTTTATACCAGCTGGGGCACCGCTCGCGCTGTGGGCGCCGATTGCGCGCCTGACGTCGAGCTGCATGTGCTGTGGGGCGATGAAACGGCGTCGATCGGGGATTTGCAGCTTTCTCCCTACACTGTCCCGCACGATGCGCGCGAGCCGCTGCAGTTCGTTTTTTCGGACGGCGCCCACCGGTTAGGTGTGCTCACCGACGTCGGCACGTCCACGCCCCATATCACGTCGATGCTCGATGGCTGCGATGCGCTCGTGCTCGAATGCAACCACGACCCAGCGATGCTTGCCGCAAGCCGCTATCCCCAATCGCTGAAGGCGCGCATCGGCGGTAATCATGGGCATCTCAGCAACGAGGCGGCCGCAGGTATCCTGGCCTCGCTCGATCGCAGCCGGCTGCAGCATATCGTCGCGGCTCATCTCAGCCAGCAGAACAATCAGGCGGGTCTTGCTCAAGCAGCGTTGGCCGACGTTTTGAACGCGCAGCACCATGACGTCGTCGTGGCGTCACAAGCGGACGGTTTCGCGTGGCTGGCGTTAGGCGGGCAATGA